From Candidatus Manganitrophus morganii, the proteins below share one genomic window:
- a CDS encoding zinc-dependent alcohol dehydrogenase family protein: protein MMKAMIVEKRGPLEERPLQSVERPIPAPGAGEVLIRVEVCAICRTDLHVVEGELPVHKNPIVPGHQVVGEISRLGPHTSRFQVGDRVGVAWLWAACGACFYCLRGDENLCELPQFTGYDVDGGYAEYIVAQEAFIYPLPADLPSHQAAPLLCAGIIGYRALHRSDIRKGGRLGLYGFGASAHVVIQIARYWGCEVYVATRGEKHRRLASELGAVWVGEAADVPPVKLDAAIIFAPAGELVPAALRAVERGGTVAVAGIYMTDIPTLHYGTELFYEKNLRSVTANTRRDGEALLRLASEIPIRTHTELFGLEQANEALSRLKHDGIQGAGVLKVKKDN, encoded by the coding sequence ATGATGAAAGCAATGATCGTAGAAAAACGAGGACCGCTTGAGGAGAGGCCGTTGCAATCGGTCGAGCGTCCGATCCCGGCGCCGGGCGCGGGAGAGGTGTTGATCCGCGTGGAGGTCTGCGCAATCTGCCGAACCGATCTGCATGTGGTGGAGGGGGAATTGCCGGTTCACAAAAACCCGATTGTCCCCGGTCATCAGGTCGTCGGTGAGATCAGCCGGCTCGGCCCCCATACGAGCCGGTTTCAAGTAGGCGACCGGGTCGGCGTCGCCTGGCTGTGGGCCGCCTGCGGCGCCTGCTTCTACTGCCTTCGCGGCGACGAAAACCTCTGCGAGCTCCCCCAATTTACCGGCTATGACGTTGATGGCGGTTATGCCGAATACATCGTCGCGCAAGAGGCGTTCATCTATCCCTTGCCGGCCGATCTCCCCTCGCATCAGGCGGCGCCGCTCCTCTGCGCCGGAATCATCGGCTACCGGGCGCTTCATCGAAGCGACATCCGGAAGGGGGGGCGCCTGGGCCTTTACGGATTCGGCGCTTCGGCCCATGTGGTGATCCAGATTGCGCGGTATTGGGGATGCGAGGTCTACGTCGCGACACGCGGGGAGAAACATCGCCGGTTGGCGAGTGAGCTCGGGGCCGTGTGGGTCGGCGAAGCGGCCGATGTCCCTCCGGTCAAGCTCGACGCGGCGATCATCTTCGCCCCGGCGGGCGAGTTGGTTCCCGCCGCGCTGCGCGCGGTCGAGAGAGGAGGAACCGTCGCCGTGGCGGGGATTTACATGACCGATATCCCTACCCTCCATTACGGGACGGAACTCTTTTACGAGAAAAACCTTCGAAGCGTCACGGCCAACACACGGCGGGACGGAGAGGCGCTCCTCCGATTGGCTTCGGAGATCCCGATCCGGACGCATACCGAATTGTTTGGTTTAGAGCAAGCGAACGAAGCGCTCTCGCGCTTGAAGCACGACGGGATACAGGGGGCGGGGGTGCTGAAAGTAAAAAAAGACAATTAG
- a CDS encoding NUDIX hydrolase: protein MKFCPECGRPLVQHKVERHLRRVCLPDGEGCGFIDYGRFTLGVGGLVIDADPQTGERRVLLIQRNQEPNKGGWTLPGGFVDFDETVDQAAVREVMEETGLQCRAIGMVGFRNRADSDVNTSYAVFLLEAIGGECFTQPTEEIAQCGFYTLSQIEEMPRLAPLSRTVATAALTAELHLLRPITVPGLGDRPPFTFFMGSDRSTQS from the coding sequence ATGAAGTTTTGTCCGGAATGCGGTCGGCCGTTGGTTCAGCACAAAGTCGAGCGGCACCTCCGCCGGGTTTGTCTCCCGGATGGTGAAGGGTGCGGTTTCATCGACTACGGCCGCTTCACCCTCGGCGTCGGCGGTCTGGTGATCGACGCCGATCCCCAGACCGGAGAGCGCCGGGTCCTCCTGATCCAGCGTAATCAAGAGCCGAACAAGGGGGGATGGACCCTTCCGGGAGGGTTCGTCGACTTTGATGAAACAGTCGACCAAGCGGCGGTCCGGGAGGTGATGGAGGAGACCGGTCTTCAGTGCCGCGCCATCGGGATGGTCGGATTCCGCAACCGGGCCGATTCTGATGTGAACACGTCGTATGCAGTTTTCTTGCTGGAGGCGATCGGCGGGGAATGCTTCACCCAACCGACCGAGGAGATCGCCCAATGCGGTTTTTACACCCTCTCTCAAATTGAGGAGATGCCCCGTCTTGCCCCCCTTTCTCGGACCGTGGCGACGGCCGCCCTGACGGCCGAGCTCCACCTTTTGCGTCCGATCACCGTTCCCGGCCTGGGGGATCGTCCCCCTTTTACTTTCTTTATGGGATCGGATCGATCGACGCAATCTTAA
- a CDS encoding cyclase family protein: MRLYDVTMTLTHSMPTYPGEPGPALTPVKRMKKGDPANVSALSLGLHTGTHVDAPIHFIEGAPGVETLPLEILCGPARLVRIDDPEAVRPGELERAGLNGVTRVLFQTRNREWIKAPRFHEDFVYITPEAAEWLVARGVRLVGIDYLSVEAFGAPQPRTHQTFLNAGVVVIEGLDLSLPPPGDYDLRCLPLKIAGADGAPARVVLAGG; encoded by the coding sequence ATGCGACTTTATGATGTGACAATGACACTCACCCATTCCATGCCGACCTATCCGGGGGAGCCGGGCCCCGCCCTCACGCCGGTCAAGCGGATGAAAAAAGGGGACCCGGCGAATGTCTCCGCCCTTTCGCTCGGCCTGCACACCGGCACCCACGTCGATGCCCCGATTCATTTTATCGAAGGGGCGCCCGGGGTTGAGACGCTGCCGTTGGAGATCCTTTGCGGACCGGCGCGTCTGGTCCGGATCGACGATCCGGAGGCGGTCCGTCCGGGCGAGCTCGAACGGGCCGGATTGAACGGCGTGACCCGCGTTCTTTTTCAAACACGGAATCGGGAGTGGATCAAGGCGCCCCGTTTTCATGAGGATTTCGTCTATATCACGCCGGAGGCGGCGGAGTGGCTGGTTGCGCGCGGCGTCCGTCTGGTCGGCATCGACTATCTCTCCGTCGAGGCGTTCGGCGCGCCGCAGCCGCGGACGCATCAGACCTTCCTCAATGCCGGTGTTGTTGTGATTGAGGGCCTTGATCTGTCGCTTCCCCCGCCGGGCGATTACGATCTCCGGTGTCTTCCCCTCAAGATCGCCGGCGCCGACGGCGCCCCGGCTCGGGTCGTTCTCGCCGGGGGGTGA
- the gnd gene encoding decarboxylating 6-phosphogluconate dehydrogenase: protein MEFGIIGLGRIGSNLAIHSAEVGIRVVGFSKEVTNLDALGRHGVQVTAGLIDLVKSLQSPRVIFLSVPAGPTVDEALDRLVPFLEPWDVIVDGGNSHFRDSIARFRRLQKNKIGFVDCGTSGGLEGARSGACFMVGGTEDAVARAAPILMKLAVEEGFFYAGPPGAGHYCKMVHNAIEFGMLQSIGEGVELMRRSDYQIDLADLFHAWSHGSVIRGWLVELMERGLREHPDLSNVPAYVEDTGEVNWALEEAIEEEVPMPAITQSVLALFTSRGGGSDAARAVALLRNQFGEHPFGPRPDIAKIRKTGKVGGWKADEAA, encoded by the coding sequence ATGGAATTTGGAATCATCGGTCTGGGAAGGATTGGGAGCAATCTGGCGATTCATTCGGCCGAAGTCGGAATTCGGGTCGTCGGCTTCTCCAAAGAGGTGACGAACCTCGATGCGCTGGGCCGTCATGGCGTCCAGGTGACGGCGGGCCTGATCGATCTTGTCAAATCACTCCAATCGCCCCGGGTCATTTTTCTCTCGGTGCCGGCGGGGCCGACGGTCGACGAAGCGCTCGACCGGCTCGTTCCTTTTCTGGAGCCGTGGGATGTGATCGTCGACGGGGGGAATTCGCATTTTCGGGATTCGATCGCGCGATTTCGCCGCCTCCAAAAAAACAAGATCGGCTTCGTCGATTGCGGGACCAGCGGCGGCCTGGAGGGGGCGCGGAGCGGCGCCTGCTTCATGGTGGGGGGAACGGAGGACGCGGTCGCGCGGGCGGCGCCGATTTTAATGAAGCTTGCCGTTGAAGAGGGCTTCTTCTATGCCGGCCCTCCCGGCGCGGGGCACTACTGCAAAATGGTCCATAACGCGATCGAGTTCGGCATGCTTCAGTCGATCGGGGAGGGGGTGGAACTGATGCGGCGCTCCGACTATCAGATCGATCTCGCCGATCTCTTTCATGCCTGGTCGCACGGCTCGGTGATCCGCGGGTGGCTGGTCGAGCTGATGGAGCGGGGATTGCGCGAGCATCCCGATCTTTCCAATGTCCCGGCCTACGTCGAGGATACCGGCGAGGTCAATTGGGCATTGGAAGAGGCGATCGAAGAAGAGGTCCCGATGCCGGCGATCACCCAATCGGTGTTGGCTCTCTTTACCTCCCGCGGGGGAGGCTCGGACGCCGCCCGCGCCGTCGCCCTTCTTAGAAATCAATTCGGCGAACACCCCTTCGGCCCCCGGCCGGACATTGCTAAGATAAGGAAGACCGGAAAGGTCGGCGGCTGGAAAGCCGATGAAGCCGCATAG